In the Saccharococcus thermophilus genome, TGGAAACGATCGGCAATTTCAATCGTTTTGCGAACTTCTGTCAGACCCGGCCATTGGAAAAGACCCTCGCTTTCAAACGAATCCGAGCCGCGTCGCCCACCGCGAGGAGCTCAACAGACGCATTAATGAAGAGGTGAAAAAACGGACTCGGGCCGAGTGGCAGCGCTTGCTTGCCGAAAAAGGAATACCATGTGGCCCAGTGCAAAATCTTAAACAATTGTTTCAACATCCGCAGACGCTAGCCCGCAATATGGTCATTACGATGCATCATGACAAGATCGGGCCGCTAAAGCTTGTCGGAAGTCCGATTAAACTATCGGATACAAAAGTATCGTACCGCCTGCCGCCTCCGCTTGCCGGAGAGCACAATGACGAAATTATAAAAGAAATCATCAATGAAACGGGGGAAGATTCATTATGATGAATTTCGATTTTACTCCAGAACAAGAAATGCTTCGCAGCACCGTGCGCAAATTTGTCGACAAAGAAATTATGTCGTACATCAAAGAATGGGATGAACGCGGATATTTTGATCCGAATATTTTCAAACGGCTTGCGGAATTAAACTTAATGGGCGTATGCATTCCGGAAAAATACGGCGGAATGGGCATGGACTACAACTCGCTCGCCATCGTCTGCGAGGAGCTAGAACGCGGGGACACCGCGTTTCGCACCGCCGTTTCCGTGCACACCGGCTTAAACAGCTTAACCTTGTTGCAATGGGGCACGGAAGAACAAAAACAAAAATACCTTGTTCCACAGGCAAAAGGGGAAAAAATCGGCGCCTTCGGCCTGACAGAGCCAAACGCCGGTTCCGATGTCGCCTCCATTACCACCACCGCCGTCCGCGACGGGGACTACTACATTTTAAACGGGCAAAAAACGTGGATTTCACTTTGTGACACCGCCGATCACTTTATCGTATTCGCCTATACGGACAAATCAAAAAAACACCGCGGCATTTCCGCCTTTATTGTCGAACGGACAATGCCAGGCTTTTCGTCAAGAGCCATTAAAGGAAAACTAGGCATCCGTGCCGGCAACACAGGCGAGTTGTTCTTTGACAACGTCCGTGTGCCGAAAGAAAACCTGCTTGGCGAAGAGGGCGAAGGATTTAAAATCGCCATGTCCGCCCTCGACAACGGAAGATTCACGGTTGCCGCCGAGGCAGTCGGCCTGATTATGGCTTGCCTTGAAGCGAGCGTAAAATATTGCCATGAGCGCAAAACATTCGGCAAAGAAATCGGAAGACACCAGCTTGTGCAGCAAATGATCGCCCGAATGGAAGCGGGGCTGCAAATCAGCCGCTTGCTCGTCTACAAAGTAGGCTTTTTGAAAAACCAAGGCCGACGAACGACAAGAGAAGCATCACTCGCAAAGTGGATCGCGTGCGACTTCGCTAATCAGGCAGCCGACGATGCCGTTCAAATTCACGGCGCGTACGGCTACTCAAACGAATACCCAGTCGAACGCTACCTCCGAAATTCAAAAGCGCCGGTCATCTACGAAGGAACACGGGAAATTCATACGATTATGCAGGCGGAATACGTGCTTGGCTACCGCCAGGACAAACCGCTGCGTAAAACGCTTCCGGCCTGGAATCCGGAGTCGGTGTAAATGTAAAAAAATCCCCCGTCCGAAGCGGGGGATTTATTCTTTGTCCTCCTGCATTTTGCAATATTGCTTGTATAAATCTTTCAGCGCCGCACATAACGCCGAATTCGCCTTTCCTAAATACCCCTCATTCAGCTGCTCTAAAATCGAATCAATCCCGTCCCTTAGCGAATGGCCTTTAAGCAAGCGGGCGATATAATCGCGC is a window encoding:
- a CDS encoding acyl-CoA dehydrogenase family protein, producing the protein MMNFDFTPEQEMLRSTVRKFVDKEIMSYIKEWDERGYFDPNIFKRLAELNLMGVCIPEKYGGMGMDYNSLAIVCEELERGDTAFRTAVSVHTGLNSLTLLQWGTEEQKQKYLVPQAKGEKIGAFGLTEPNAGSDVASITTTAVRDGDYYILNGQKTWISLCDTADHFIVFAYTDKSKKHRGISAFIVERTMPGFSSRAIKGKLGIRAGNTGELFFDNVRVPKENLLGEEGEGFKIAMSALDNGRFTVAAEAVGLIMACLEASVKYCHERKTFGKEIGRHQLVQQMIARMEAGLQISRLLVYKVGFLKNQGRRTTREASLAKWIACDFANQAADDAVQIHGAYGYSNEYPVERYLRNSKAPVIYEGTREIHTIMQAEYVLGYRQDKPLRKTLPAWNPESV
- a CDS encoding DUF3870 domain-containing protein, with protein sequence MNTQFIAGHARLPAGMAAKSVYDTLTITAEIDKKYGVIVDASCTLATEHGRDYIARLLKGHSLRDGIDSILEQLNEGYLGKANSALCAALKDLYKQYCKMQEDKE